The sequence ACGTACTCGGCGTACGCGTAGAGTTCGATCGGACCGCGGTGGGGACTCAGGACGCCTTTCGGCTGACCCGTCGTCCCCGACGTGTAGGTCAGTGTGTAGGGATCGTTCGGGTTCGTCTCGACGGTCTCGAACTCGCTCGAGCGCTCGCGAATCGCGTCGAACCCCTCGACCTGCTGGTCTGTGGCCCCGGTCGCCTCGCCCTCGAGCGTTACGACGCGCTCGAGCGCCGACAGCGAGTCGTCGACGGCCTCGCAGGTGTCGTCGGTCGTCAAGAGTAGCCTCGTACCGGAGTCCTCGAGTCGGTAGTTCAGCGCGTCCGGGCCGAAGACGGGCGCGAGCGGGAGGTAGATCCGCCCGGCCTGAACCGTCCCGAAGACGACCGCGTACAGTTCGAACGTCGTGGGAAGCATCGCGCCGACGCGGTCGCCACGCTCGGTGTGCTCGAGCAGGTAGTTGCTCACGCGGTTGGCGGCGGTCGCCAGTTCGGCGAACGTGTAGGTCTCCGTCTCGCCGCTCTCGAAGTCTCGAATCCGGAGGCCGGTTTCGTCCGAGTCAGCGTGGCGTCCAAGGGCCTCGTCGGCGACGTTGAGTGACTCTTCGTCCCCGACGTGTGCGTGGACGTCCCAGCCGCGGTCAGGGTCGTGCAGGTCGCGAACCGCTTCGTAAATGTCACCATATGCCATGGCCTCCATTCCCACGAACGGTGCAATATTTCTTCGGGTCAGTTGATACGATCGATCGCCGTCGCCACTGGCAACGAGACGGGACTGGAGCTCCGTCGGTACTCGAGGCGATCACCCGACGAACGCACTCCTCAGCGACTGCCATCCCGGCGAAACGATTATACATCCGTCCGTTGACAGTCGGGACCGCCATGATGCGTGTACAGTTAACACTCGACAAGTTACTCGAGCGCGCAGTCGACCTCTTTCCCGAGCGAGAACTGGTGACGAAACTGCCCGACGGAAGCGTCCACCGGTACACCTACGCGGACGCCTACGGGCGAATCTGCCAGCTCGCACACGCGTTAGACGGCCTCGAACTCGAGGCGGGTGCCCGCGTCGGCGTCGTTGCGACGAACCACTATCGGCACTTCGAACTGTACTTCGGGCCAGCGTGCTCGGGCCGGTCGATCCACATGTGCAACATGCGGCTGCCGGACCACCACTTCGTCCACACCATCGAGGACGCTGACGACGAGGTGCTGTTCGTCGATCCGTGGCTACTCGAGAAAGTCGAGGCGAACGCCGACGACCTCGAGAGCGTCGAGCAGTTCGTCGTCCTCGGCGAGGAAGTTCCCGAGACCGACCTCGAGCCCGTGGTGGCGTACGAGGACCTGCTCGAGGGCCACCCGACGGAGTACGAGTGGCCCGACGTCGACGAGACGGCCGAGTACGGGATGTGCCACACCTCTGGGACGACGGGGCTACCGAAGGGCGTCCCGTACACCCACCGGGCGATGTACCTCCACAGCATCATGTGCGGGCACACCGACGCCAACGGGATCGGCGAGTCGGACGTGGTTCTCCCCGTCGTGCCGATGTTCCACGCCAACGGCTGGGGGCTGCCTTACGCCGCGACGTTCGTCGGCGCGAAGCAGGTCTTCCCGTCCGTTCACACCGACCCCGAAGCGATCGCCACCCTGATCGACGAGGAGGAGGTCACCTTCTCGGCCGCGGTACCAACAATCTGGCTCGAGATGGCCGAATTCCTGGACGAGAATCCCGACGTCGACATCTCGAACATCGAGCGACTGACCGTCGGTGGCTCTGCTCCACCGGAGTCACTCATCCGGAAGTACGACGAAGAGTACGACGCGCCCATCATCCAGGGGTGGGGGATGACCGAGACCTCGCCACTCGGGACGCTCAGCACCCTCCGGAAGGAGGTCGCGGAACTCCCGGCCGAGGAACGCGACGAGTACCGGGCGATGGCCGGGTTCCCCGTGCCGGGAATGCAGGTCCGCATCGTCGACGACGATGGTGACGAAGTCCCCCGGGACGGCGAGACGATGGGCGAGTTGCAGGTCCGCAGCCCATGGGTGACCGACCGGTACCACGACCGCCCCGACGAGACCGAGGCGTCGGTCACCGAGGACGGCTACCTGAAGACCGGCGACGTCGCCGTCCGGAACGAACTGGGATACGTCGACGTCGTCGATCGCGACACGGACATGATCAAGTCCGGCGGCGAGTGGATCTCGTCGGTCCAGCTCGAGAACGAGCTGATGGCTCACGAGGACGTCGCCGAAGCCTCCGTCGTCGCGGTCGATCACGAACGCTGGCAGGAGCGGCCACTCGCCGTGGTCGTCCCGACCGACGGGGCCAGTCCCACCGCCGACGACCTCGAGGACCACCTCGCAGAGACGTTCCCCTCGTGGTGGCTGCCCGACGCCTACGAGGTGATCGAGGAGATTCCGAAGACTTCCACTGGAAAGTTCGACAAGAAGCGACTGCGCGACCGGTTCGACGTGGTACTCGAGGCCGAGAGCGATGCCGAGGCCCCGCCCGAGGCCGAGCCCAGCTCTCACGACGACGCGGACGCGCCCGAACTCTGACGCCACCCGTAGTCGACGGGGCTCCCAGTGAGCCCGTTGCAGGTACGCTGAACGTTAAGGTGTCCCACATGGTTCTTCACGTATGTCAATTAGTGGCACTGGTGGTGTCAGTTTCGACGTCGACGACGAGACCGCACTGATCCTCGAGAGCCTCGAGGAGTTCGTCGCACAGGAGGTCGAACCGCTCGAGGAGGACCTCGATGATCTGCTGACCAACCCCCGGAGGGGGTATCACGAGGACGGTCGGCTCACCGACGAGTTGCTCGAGGCCCGTGAGGAAGTACGCCGACGATCCGCCGAGGCCGGATTCTACGCGATGAACTTGCCCGAGGAGGCCGGTGGGCAAGGCGTCCCGCCGGTCACGTGGTACCGGGCGAAAAAACGACTCGCGAGCAAGGGCCCGGGCCTCGCACGGCACGTCCTCGCCGGTCCGGAGGGACCGAAACCGCTCCTGTTGCAGGCAGCGGGCGAGCAGGTCGAGCGCTACCTCGAGCCAGCGATCCGGGCCGAGAAGTCGACGGCGTTCGCCCAGACCGAACCCGGCGTCGGCTCGGACTCGCCGAACATGGAGACCACGGCGCGCAAGGAGGGCGACGAGTGGGTCCTGAACGGCCGCAAGCAGTGGATCACGAACGCACCCTATGCGGATTTCATCCAGGTGTTCGCCCGGACGACGCCCCAGGAAGAGGCCGGCCGATACGGCGGCATCACCTGTTTCATCCTCGAGCGCGGCGAGTACGAGGTCGGCTCGTACAACAACGTCGTCGGCGCGCCGGGATCGCAGGCCGAGATCCACCTCGACGACGTCCGGGTCACCGACGAGCGGGTTCTCGGCGAGGTCGACGGCGCGTTCTACGCCGCGATGGAGTTCCTCTCGCTCGGCCGCCTCGAGCTCGGCGCTGAGGCCGTCGGCTTCAGCGAGTTCCTGCTCGAGCGGGCGACCGAGTACGCGAACCAGCGGCAGGCCTTCGGCGAGCCGATCGGGAGCTTCCAGCAGGTTTCGGCGAAGCTGGCACGGGGGCGTGCGAAGACCTACGCGGCCGATGCCGCGGGTCTCAAACTCGCCTGGAAGGTCGGCCGCGACGAACGGACGGTGATGGACTCGTCGATCCTGAAGTGGTTCGCCACGAACGTCTTCTGGGAGATCGCCGACGCGGCCGTCCAGATCCACGGCGCGAACGGACTGGCGGAGGAAAACCCCTACATGGGACTGCTCCACCAGGCGCGCATCCTGCGGATCGTCGAGGGAACCGACGAGATCCAGCTCAACACCATCGCCTCGCAGATGGGAATCGGGGGTGAGTGACGATGTCGGAACGAACCGCGGACAACGGTCGAGCGTCCCTCGAGATCGCCGACGGCGTCGCCACCGTCCGACTCACCGATCCCGACCGCCGAAACGCGTTCTCGCCGGAACTCGGCGAGGACGTCCTCGCTGCGTTTCTCGAGATCGACGAGCGCGACGACGTCTCGGCGGTCGTCCTGACGGCGTCGGGCCCGGTCTTCTGTGCTGGCCTCGACCTCGAGGTTCTCCAGGGTGACGACTCCGACCGCCGGGAGTACCTGTTCGAACTGCTCGGTGCGGTGACCGAGTGGTGTTCGTGGAGCGATCGGCCGGTGATCGTCGCCGCCGACGGGCCGGCACCCGGTGCGGGAGCGATCCTGATCGACTCCTGTGACCTCCGGGTCGGGAGCGAGGACGTCACGATGTGGTGGCCGGAGGTCGCCTTCGGCCTCGCCGGACAGACGATCGCCGCGCGCCTCGTCAGACAGGTGGGCTGGCCGAAGGCGACCGAATTGATGCTGCTCGCGGACGAGGCGGAACTCGACGCCGAAGCGGCCAGGGATCTGGGATTGCTCAACCGGGTCGTCCCCGGCGACGAGGTCGAAGAGACGGCGCGGGAGATGGCAGCCGTTATCGCCGAGCACGACCGCGCACACGACAACGTCGCCTCCCACCTGCAGGCGATCCAGCACGCCCGCGAGGAACTGATCGGCTCGAGCGTGCCCTACGCGAACTGGCTGGGTCGCGATCTGCGCCGGGTTCTCGAGGAGTGATCGGGGTGTTCGTTCGACGCCCCACGATCTTGTCGGGTCAGAAGCTAAAGAGGTCGACGCCGCCGGTGACGCCGACGACCTGTCCGGTCACGTAGGAGGCCCGCTCGGAACTGAGGTAGGCGACCATGTCCGCGACGTCCTGTTCGGTCCCGAGGTGGCGCATCGGCGTCGCCTCCGCGATCCGGGCGAAGTAGGGGTCGACGTTCTCGCGCAACGCTTCTGGGCTGAGCTCTGCGAAGTCGCTGACGACGATGTTCGGCGCGATCACGTTCGAGGTGACCCCCGACTGGGCCCCCTCGAGGGCCATCGTCCGGCCGAGTCCGATCATCGCGGATTTCGTCGCCGAGTACGAGAGCTGGCCGAAGCCGCCGTACCAGCCGGCCATCGAGGACATGTTGATGACCCGGCCCCAGCCGCGTTCGCACATCCGCGGGAACACCTCCCGGCTGATGTTGTAGGTGCCGGTGAGGTTGATCTCGACGTCGCGTTCCCAGACGTCGTCGTCGTAGTCGGCGATCCGCGAGCGCGCGTCGACCATCGCCGCGTTGTTCACGAGGATGTCGACGCCGCCGAACTCCTCACGGACGGCTTCCATCGAGGCGGCGACGTCCTCCCGATCGGTGAGATCACACTCGAGGGCCAGTGCGTCACCGCCGTCGGCCTCCTCGTTGATCTCGTCGGCGACGGTACTCGCGCCGTCGGCGTCGACGTCGAGGACGACGACGTTGGCCCCTTCGTCAGCGAGCGTTTTGCAATCTGCACGTCCGATTCGGCCGGCTCCGCCGGTGACGACGGCGGTCCGATCGTCGATTCCAAGATCCATCGACTCGACTGATCGACGTCCGTCCCAGTAAGTCTTTGCAAGTGAGAAACACGCACGGTCTGAATGCCCACCAGCGCGACCGCTCCCGAACTTCCGCAGTCCCAAGGACTTTGGTCGACGTTAACATAGACTCGCCACCTATGACACAGCACTCGGCAGTCATCGTCGACGCAGTCCGAACGCCCTTCGGCAAGCGTGGCGGCTCGTTCAGTGACACCCACCCGCAGGACCTCGCGGCCGAACCCCTGCGGGCACTCGAGCAGCGCAACGGCTTCGAGCCGGAGACGATCGAGGACGTTATCTACGGCTGCGTGACGCCGGTCGACGAGCAAGGACTCAACATCGGCCGGCTCGCGCCGATGGTCGCCGGGTGGGGCGACGTCGTCCCCGGCGTCCAGCTCAACCGGATGTGTGGCTCCGGCCAGCAGGCGGTCAACTTCGCGGGGGCGAACCTCATGGCGGGCCAGCACGACGTCCTGATCGCCGGCGGCGTCGAACACATGACGCGCGTCCCGATGGGCTCCGACGGCAGCGGCGTCACCGACACCTACTTCGAGTACTTCGACGAGCTGACGACACAGGGCGAGGGCGCAGAACGAATCGCCGAGCAGTGGGGATTCAGCCGGTCGGAACTCGACGAACTCGCCGCCGACTCCCAGCAACGCTGGGGCGAGGCCTGGGAGGAGGGCCGTTACGACGATCAGGTCGTTCCCGTCGAGACCGAACTCGAGGGCGAATCCATCGTCGTCGAGGAGGACGAACACCCGCGGCCGGAAACCGACGTCGAGACGCTCTCGAATCTTCCGCTGTCGTTTCGCGAGGAAGGTGAGGGCTTCCACCACCCGGGCAACTCCTCCGGAATCGTCGACGGCTCCTCCGCGCTCCTGCTCGCAACGGAGGAGGCAGCCGAGAAACACGGCTGGGAACCGATGGCCCGGATCGTCCAGACCGAGGTCGTCGGCGTCGATCCCGTCACGATGCTCACCGGCCCGATCCCGGCGACCGAGCAGGTCCTCGAGAAAGCCGACATGGACATCGAGGAGATCGATCTCTTCGAGGTCAACGAGGCGTTCGCCTCGGTCGTCGCCGCCTGGCTCGAAGAGACCGGCGTCTCCTGGGAGGACGTCAACGTCAACGGTGGGGCGATCGCCCACGGTCACCCGCTCGGGGCGACCGGCGCGATGCTCCTGACGAAACTGGCCCACGAACTCGAGCGCACCGGGGCTGACACCGCCCTCTCGACGATGTGCATCGGGTTCGGGCAGGGTGTGGCAACGATCATCGAGCGCGTCTGAGGCTCGCGTCGGGAATCAGGTGATTTTCGGGCTCCTGTCTACTCGAACAGCTCCTCGTGTCGACTCGCGAGGTCGGTGTACTCTCCCGTGGCGTACTCTTCGAAGATCGACTCGGGATCGATCGTCGTCTCCTCGAGCGGGGTGATCTCTGCGGGGACGCCGCGGACGAACGACTCGGCTGGAACCTCGTAGTCGTCGGGGATGACGGTTCCCGCGGCGACGACCGACTGCGCGCCGACGGTCGCGCCGGCGTTGACGGTCGCGTTGAATCCGACCAGCGCGCCCTCGCCGACGCCGGCTTCGTTGAGCACCGCGCCGTGGCCGACCATCACCCGGTCGGCGAGACTCGAGGCGTGGATCGTGGCGTTGTCGCCGACGTGCGTGTAGCGGCCGATCCGGACCGGGTCGACGTCGCCGCGGCAGACGACGCCCGGCCAGACGCTCGCCTCGGCGTCGATCTCGACGTCACCGACGAGGACGGCGTCCCGGCTCACCGCCGCCGTGTCGTCGATCGTCGGGGTCGTACCCTCGAAGGCGTAGGTTCGACTATCGTCCATGACTGGACGGTCACCGACGAGGGTAAAAACGGCTCTTCACCGCTGGATGACGGTTCGACGTGGATGAACGTGATGGAGCGAAACCGCTCGAAGGGGAAGTATTGCCTGAACCCCTCCAGCACTGTCGAAACACTTCTCATCGAGACGACCGACGTTCGAGCTAGCATGGAGTTTCCCGACCGGGCCCACCTCGAGTCCGTCGTCGACGACCACGAGTTGCCGGGTTTCGCCCGCGTCGCTTACGAACCCGAGACGGAGACACTCGAGAACCTGCGCGAACGGGTCAGGGAGGCCGTCGTGGAACTGTCTCTGTCGGAACTCGAGCGCGGGTCGACGGTGGCAGTCGGCGTCGGTAGCCGCGGGATTCACGGGCTGGCCGACTACGTCCGCGAGGTGATCGACGCGCTCGCAGACCGCGGGCTCGAGCCGGTGATCGTCCCGGCGATGGGGAGTCACGGCGGTGCGACGCCGGAGGGACAGCGCGAGGTGCTCGAATCACTGGGGGTGACCGAAGCGGCGATGGGTGCACCGATCGACGCCCGGATGGCTGTCGAGGAGGTCGGGGCGGTTACGGTCGGGGACACGCCGACGCCGGTGTACGTCTCGCGAGCCGCCCTCGAGGCCGACGCACTCCTCGTTGTCAACCGGGTGAAACCGCACACGAACTTCACCGGCCGACTCGAGAGTGGCCTCTGTAAAATGACCGTGGTCGGCCTCGGAAAGCGAGAGGGGGCGAACGCCTTCCACTCGACGGCGATCGCGGAGGGGTACGTGCCGACGCTCGAGGCGCTCTTGTCGGTCGTCCGGGACGCGCTCCCCCTGCGTGGCGGCGTCGCTATCGTCGAGAACGCCGACGAGGAGACCGCCCAAATCGAGGGGGTCCGTGCCGACGGGTTCGAGAGCCGCGAGCCCGAGTTGCTCGAGGCCGCTCGTCGGGAGATGGCCACCTTGCCGTTCGACGACCTCGACCTGCTCGTCGTCGACGAGATCGGCAAGGAAATCTCTGGGGCGGGGATGGACACGAACGTCATCGGTCGCTACCGCGTTCTCAACGCGCCCGATCCGGAGAACCCCGACGTCGACCTGATCTACGTCCGCGGGCTGACCGACGAGACCCACGGCAACGGGAACGGGATCGGACTGGCCGACCTCACCCGGCAGTCGGCGATCGATCAGCTCGACCTCGAGCAGACGTACACGAACGCGGTAACCAGCGGCTCGCTCGCCAAGGCGACCCTGCCGGTGGTCGCTCCAGACGACGAACTCGCGGTCCACATCGCCCTCGGCGCACTGGGCGGCTACGACCCCGAACGCGCACGGATCGTCCGGATCAGGAACACGACGGACCTCTCCGAACTGCACGTCTCGGAGGCGCTGCTCGAGGACGCCGACACCAGTGCCGACCTCGAGGTCCTTGAACGCGAGCAACTGGTCTTCGAGGACGGGACGATGCGATTCGTCCCGCGATAGCAGATTCCCCGTCTCGGGGTGGACCCCTGTTCGGAGTTCTATCGGAGTCCACACGGAGGGGAACACGTTTGCCCACACCAGCGTATCACCGTCGTATGGGAGGAATCGACGTTCGACATCGCAGCGCCCTCGAGCGCTCGCCAGCTCACGAGGTGGCACTCGAGTGTCTGCTCGCAGGGATCGAGGCAGCCCAGCCAGCGGCGTGCGTCGAGCGGCGGGTCACGTGCTGCGACGGCAGCCTCGTCGCGGACGGCATCGACGGAATCGACAGTGCCGACGGTGAGAGCCGATACGATCTCGAGTCGTTCGACGACGTCGTGATCGTCGGCGGCGGTAACGCAGCAGGCGGCTTTGCGGCGGCGCTCGAGGCCGAACTCGGCGATCGTCTCGACGCCGGCGTCGTCGTTACGGACGATCCCGCACCGACGGACGTCGTCGACGTGCTCCCCGGAGAGCATCCGACGCCGAGCCGGGATGGCGTCCACAGCACCCGCCGGGTGCTCGAGGTGGCCGACACAGCGGGAGCGAACGACCTCGTCGTCGCGGTGGTTACCGGCGGGGCGAGTTCCCTGCTCGCGGCACCCGCCGGGTCGCTCTCGCTCGCCGACCTGCAGGCCGTCACCGACGCTTTGCTCGCGGTCGGTGCACCGATCGCAGAACTCAACGCCGTCCGCAAGCACTGCTCGGCGATCAAAGGTGGCTACCTCGCGCGTGAAGCGGCCCCTGCGACCGTCTGTACAATCGCACTGAGCGACGTGGTCGGCGACCGCCCCAGCGTGATCGGGAGCGGCCCCACGGTCCCCGACGAGACGACGTACGACGACGCCCTCGAGGTCCTCGAGCGGTACGACCTCGGTGACCGGATTCCGGATACGGTTCGCGACCACCTCGAGTCCGGGGCGGGTGGCGAACACCCCGAGACGCCCACCGCCGGGGATCCGGCGTTCGATCGGACCCGGACCCACGTCGTCGGGAGAAACCACACGGCACTCGAGGCAGCGCAATCGGTCGCCCTCGAGCGCGGGTACGAGCCACTGATCCTCTCCTCGCGCGTCCGTGGCGAAGCGCGCGAGGCGGCCCTGACGCAGGTCGCGATCGCCGAAGAGTGCCGGGCCACGGGGACGCCCGTCGAACCACCCGCCGTGATCCTCTCGGGCGGTGAAACCACGGTGTCCGTCTCTGGCAGGGACGGAACCGGCGGCCCGAACCAGGAGTTCGTCACGAGTGGCGCACTCGGGTTCGCCGACGGTACCCGTAGCGTAGACGGCGTCGTCGTCGCGGGCGTCGACACCGATGGCGTCGACGGGCCGACCGACGCTGCCGGTGCGATCGCCGACGCCGACACCATCTCCGAATCGGCGGGGCGAACGGCTCTCGACGACCACGACGTGTACTCGCTGCTCGAGGATGCTGACGCACTCGTTCGAACCGGGCCGACCGGAACGAACGTCAGCGACCTCCGGGTGATCGTCCTCGAGTCGGTTGACGATGCGTGAGTGATCCCGGACCCAGCTGCCCCAGAAAATATATGCAAACTGTCATCACCACGAAAAGGTAACGGAAGATATTATTCCTCAGCCGGTCCACTCGTTCGATCGATTCCCGGGGTCGTCGGTGCATTACGGCCGTATTCCCGTAAAGGATCGCGGACAGAACGCTTTTACCGCCAAGCCGAGTACCTCGAGACAGTGAGTGAACGAACCACCGACGCAGCCGCAGAATCGTCGTGTGGGTGCAAGGTCGGACGCGTCGGCGACCGGTACGCCCTCGGCGAACTGGACGACGAACTCGTGCGATACTGGACCGATCCGTCCGACGACCGCTACAGCACGCGGGAACTTGCGACCCACGTCAACCAGCGCATCCTCGAGACGGCACTCGAAGAGGCGGGCCTCCAGCTCAAAGACGGTGAGGTCGAGAACATGTACCGCCTGCTAACCGACGACGACGTCAGCAGCGGGACCCAGGTTCAGACCAGAAAGGAACTCGAGCGCGACGGCGTGGACATCGAGGACGTCGAACGCGACTTCGTCTCTCACCAGACCGTCTACAACCACCTGCGAAACTGTCTCGAGGCCGAACTCCAGACACCGTCGGACGAGGAGCGACTCGAGCGCAGCCGCGACAAACTCGGTGCGCTTCGCAATCGAACGGGCGCGGTCACCGAGGACACCATCGCCCAGCTCGAGCGCAACGACGTGCTCGACATCGGCGAGTTCGACGTGCTGGTCACCGTCACCGTGACCTGCAAGGACTGCCGACAGCAGTACACCGTCCGGGACCTGCTCGAGCAGGGCGGCTGTGACTGCAATTCTGAGTGATCGCCGCTCCGTCTCACGCCCCTGTGACTCTCGACCCGGGTGCTTTGCTTCTCAGTTCGGACGTCGTCTACGGACGCCTCGCCTGGCCATCGCCGCGGTATCGCTCGCGTCTGTTCTGCACCGTCATACCCGGTACGCACGGTGGATCGACTGGGTTCGAGCGGTGCTATCTCGAGTCGTTTCGGACTCCGACGATTGATCAGGCTGGTTCTGTGTGATGATTAGTGTCGGTATTGTACGATACATATGGATCTGATAGGTGTGGTTGCAAGGCTTCACTCGGCCCACTCGGCGTCACCAGGTTGCGTGTGGAAGATTGCCTCCTCGAGCAACGCGATGGCCTTCTCGAGACCTTCGCGCGAACTCAGGAGGGAGTCTTCGTGTTCGATACTCAGTGCGCCGTCGTAGCCGGCCATGCGGAGCGTCGAGACGACGTCCTTCCAGTGGGAGGTGTCGTGGCCGTAACCGACGGTGCGGAAGATCCACGACCGGTTCGGTTCGTCAGGATACGGCGTCGTGTCGAGGACGCCTTTCTCGCGGGCGACGGCGTCGTAGATCCGGGTGTCCTTGGCGTGGACGTGGGCGATGGCGTCGTGGTCGCCGAGCAACCTGATCGCGTCGAGCACCGAGATTCCCTGCCAGTAGAGGTGCGAGGGGTCGAAGTTCGTACAGATTCGGTCGCCCGTTTCCTCGCGTAACCGGAGCATGCTGTGCGGGTCGGAGACGAGCATGTTCGGGTGCATCTCGATCGCCACGTCGACGCCGTGGTCGTCGGCGTACTCGGCGAGTTCGTCCCAGTATTCGACGGCGACCTCCCACTGGTACTCGAGCGCCTCGGCCTGCTCGGGCGGCCACGGTGCGGTGATCCAGTTCGGTACCTCGTCGTTCGGGCCACCGGCGGGCAAGCCAGAGAAGCAGGTGATGGCGTCGACCTCGAGCTGTGCGGCGAGCCGGATCCCCTCCCGGAGGTGCGTATCCGCGCGTTCGGCGCGTTCGTCGTCCGGGTGCAGCGGGTTGTTGTGGGTCGCGAGGGCACTGATCTCCATCTCGTGGCCCTCGAGTAGCGACCGCAGCTCTGCCTGTGCCTCCTCGTCGTCGAGGTACGCCTCGCGTTCTACGTGGTCCTCGCCCGGGTGGCCGCCGACGCCGGGTTCGATCGCGTCGATGCCCCGCTCGGAAAGGTACGCGACGGCGTCGTCGATGGATTCGTCGGCCAGCGGTGGGGTGTGGACTCCGACGTGCATAGGGCGGGCTTCCACGGACCGCACAAAAGGGATTTTTCCGGCTCGAGAGAGAGTCACGTGGGCGAAACGCTCTCGTTACCGTGCGTGTCGGACGGCTCACTCGAGAAACTGATCGAGCGTCGCGTCCAGCCCATCGCGAACCTCGCTGACCAGCGCGCCGTCGATGTCGAGTCCGAGGACGTCGACTGCGGCCCGGCCGACCCGTTCGCGCAAGTCATCGCGTGTGTAGACGCCGAGTCGCCACTGGGAGTACTGGGCCGCCCGCAGCGCCGCGACCAGCGGCGACTGTTGCTCGAGGCGGCGGATCTCGCCGTTGACCATCACGCGCGATGTCGACTCGGGCATCGAAGGGCGACCCTGGATGTCGAGGATCACGGTGTCGGGGTCCACGTCGGCGGCGTCGGCGATCTCGCGTTCGAACGTGAGGACGGTCTCGTGATCGGCCTCGATCACGCCGCCGGGAACGTCGTCGATCTCGGCCCAGACGGCCCGCTTGTAGAGGTCGCGCTCGTCGAACCGCCGCGAGAATTCAGCCGTGGCGGGGCTCGAGCGCAGCGCCACGAGGAGGTCGGCGTCGTCCATCCGCATCAGTGTCGCGGCGTCGACGTCGTTCTCGGGGGCGTCGAGCAGGCGTTCTGCCGCCCGCCGGAGCATGGCCTTGCTGATCCGGGCGACGCTGTGGCTGTAGACGGTCGGGTTCATCAGTGCGCGGGCGACCAGCAGGCTCTCTGCGGTCTGGACGTTCCCCTCCGCGAGGACGAGCTCGCCGTCGGTGAACGTCAACTCTCGGACGAGCCGCCCGTGGTCGATCGTCCCGTACGGGACCCCGGTGTGGTGGGCGTCCCGCACGAGGTAGTCCATCCGATCCACGTCGAGTTCGCCGGAGACGAGCTGGCCGAACCGCCCCTCGCCCGCGACGAGGTCGGCGATCGTCGCCGGCTCGAGGTCGTGTGCCCGGAGGACGTCTCCGACGGCCCCCTCGGCGAGGAGGTGGTGGACGTCGTCGTGGTACCTGCCGGTCCGCCGGTGGGTGAGCGCCTCGAGATTGTGGCTGAACGGGCCGTGGCCGACGTCGTGGAGGATCGCGGCAGCTCTGACGCGTTCGGCCTGCAGCCCCTCGACGCCGAGGTGCTCGAGTGCCTCGCAGGCGAGGTGGTAGACGCCGAGGCTGTGTTCGAACCGGGTGTGGTTCGCGGAGGGGTAGACGAGCGAGACGGTCCCGAGTTGTCGGATGCGCCGGAGTCGCTGGAGCGCCGGCGTGTCGACGAGGTCCCGGGCAACCCCGTCGACGGCGATGTGGTCGTGCACGCTGTCCTTGATTACCTTCATTGCCGGCCATTGGGCGGGTCGCTACAAAAACCGTGGTCTCCGTTCGCCATATCCGGATCAGTTACCGGGGAATCGAATACGTCTCAACCATCACGGCAGGGGCTTTCGGGATGGTCAGCGGCAATTCGTCTCCATAGCCTGTTTTGCTTGCATTTCTGAACGCACAGGACCAGAGTTGATC is a genomic window of Natrarchaeobaculum aegyptiacum containing:
- a CDS encoding long-chain fatty acid--CoA ligase, yielding MRVQLTLDKLLERAVDLFPERELVTKLPDGSVHRYTYADAYGRICQLAHALDGLELEAGARVGVVATNHYRHFELYFGPACSGRSIHMCNMRLPDHHFVHTIEDADDEVLFVDPWLLEKVEANADDLESVEQFVVLGEEVPETDLEPVVAYEDLLEGHPTEYEWPDVDETAEYGMCHTSGTTGLPKGVPYTHRAMYLHSIMCGHTDANGIGESDVVLPVVPMFHANGWGLPYAATFVGAKQVFPSVHTDPEAIATLIDEEEVTFSAAVPTIWLEMAEFLDENPDVDISNIERLTVGGSAPPESLIRKYDEEYDAPIIQGWGMTETSPLGTLSTLRKEVAELPAEERDEYRAMAGFPVPGMQVRIVDDDGDEVPRDGETMGELQVRSPWVTDRYHDRPDETEASVTEDGYLKTGDVAVRNELGYVDVVDRDTDMIKSGGEWISSVQLENELMAHEDVAEASVVAVDHERWQERPLAVVVPTDGASPTADDLEDHLAETFPSWWLPDAYEVIEEIPKTSTGKFDKKRLRDRFDVVLEAESDAEAPPEAEPSSHDDADAPEL
- a CDS encoding acyl-CoA dehydrogenase family protein, whose protein sequence is MSISGTGGVSFDVDDETALILESLEEFVAQEVEPLEEDLDDLLTNPRRGYHEDGRLTDELLEAREEVRRRSAEAGFYAMNLPEEAGGQGVPPVTWYRAKKRLASKGPGLARHVLAGPEGPKPLLLQAAGEQVERYLEPAIRAEKSTAFAQTEPGVGSDSPNMETTARKEGDEWVLNGRKQWITNAPYADFIQVFARTTPQEEAGRYGGITCFILERGEYEVGSYNNVVGAPGSQAEIHLDDVRVTDERVLGEVDGAFYAAMEFLSLGRLELGAEAVGFSEFLLERATEYANQRQAFGEPIGSFQQVSAKLARGRAKTYAADAAGLKLAWKVGRDERTVMDSSILKWFATNVFWEIADAAVQIHGANGLAEENPYMGLLHQARILRIVEGTDEIQLNTIASQMGIGGE
- a CDS encoding enoyl-CoA hydratase/isomerase family protein, which translates into the protein MSERTADNGRASLEIADGVATVRLTDPDRRNAFSPELGEDVLAAFLEIDERDDVSAVVLTASGPVFCAGLDLEVLQGDDSDRREYLFELLGAVTEWCSWSDRPVIVAADGPAPGAGAILIDSCDLRVGSEDVTMWWPEVAFGLAGQTIAARLVRQVGWPKATELMLLADEAELDAEAARDLGLLNRVVPGDEVEETAREMAAVIAEHDRAHDNVASHLQAIQHAREELIGSSVPYANWLGRDLRRVLEE
- a CDS encoding SDR family NAD(P)-dependent oxidoreductase codes for the protein MDLGIDDRTAVVTGGAGRIGRADCKTLADEGANVVVLDVDADGASTVADEINEEADGGDALALECDLTDREDVAASMEAVREEFGGVDILVNNAAMVDARSRIADYDDDVWERDVEINLTGTYNISREVFPRMCERGWGRVINMSSMAGWYGGFGQLSYSATKSAMIGLGRTMALEGAQSGVTSNVIAPNIVVSDFAELSPEALRENVDPYFARIAEATPMRHLGTEQDVADMVAYLSSERASYVTGQVVGVTGGVDLFSF
- a CDS encoding thiolase family protein — encoded protein: MTQHSAVIVDAVRTPFGKRGGSFSDTHPQDLAAEPLRALEQRNGFEPETIEDVIYGCVTPVDEQGLNIGRLAPMVAGWGDVVPGVQLNRMCGSGQQAVNFAGANLMAGQHDVLIAGGVEHMTRVPMGSDGSGVTDTYFEYFDELTTQGEGAERIAEQWGFSRSELDELAADSQQRWGEAWEEGRYDDQVVPVETELEGESIVVEEDEHPRPETDVETLSNLPLSFREEGEGFHHPGNSSGIVDGSSALLLATEEAAEKHGWEPMARIVQTEVVGVDPVTMLTGPIPATEQVLEKADMDIEEIDLFEVNEAFASVVAAWLEETGVSWEDVNVNGGAIAHGHPLGATGAMLLTKLAHELERTGADTALSTMCIGFGQGVATIIERV